From one Cyanobacterium stanieri PCC 7202 genomic stretch:
- a CDS encoding Mg-protoporphyrin IX monomethyl ester (oxidative) cyclase (PFAM: Rubrerythrin~TIGRFAM: magnesium-protoporphyrin IX monomethyl ester aerobic oxidative cyclase~InterPro IPR008434:IPR003251~KEGG: cyt:cce_2967 magnesium-protoporphyrin IX monomethyl ester cyclase~PFAM: Rubrerythrin~PRIAM: Magnesium-protoporphyrin IX monomethyl ester (oxidative) cyclase~SPTR: Putative uncharacterized protein;~TIGRFAM: magnesium-protoporphyrin IX monomethyl ester aerobic oxidative cyclase): MVTTVQKPEFEELRPGIKTPAKETILTPRFYTTDFEEMAKMDLSVNEDELRAIIAEFKQDYNRHHFVRNADFEQSWDHIDGETRRLFVEFLERSCTAEFSGFLLYKELGRRLKNTNPLLAEGFNLMSRDEARHAGFLNKALTDFNLSLDLGFLTKSRKYTFFKPKFIFYATYLSEKIGYWRYITIYRHLEQNPESRIYPIFKFFENWCQDENRHGDFFDAVLKAKPEFLNDWRAKLWCRFFLLSVFATMYLNDLHRSGFYASIGLDARDYDKKVIEKTNETAGRVFPIILDIENPNFYGKLEKCFSNCEQLRAIDASTSPAPIKFLRKLPLFVSNAAQFIGLYFIKPLQTDTLQGCVR, from the coding sequence ATGGTAACAACAGTTCAAAAACCAGAGTTTGAAGAGTTACGCCCCGGTATTAAAACTCCTGCAAAAGAAACTATCCTAACTCCTCGTTTTTACACCACAGACTTTGAGGAGATGGCAAAAATGGATCTTAGCGTTAATGAGGATGAGCTAAGAGCTATCATTGCCGAGTTTAAACAAGACTATAACCGTCATCACTTTGTCCGTAATGCTGATTTTGAGCAATCATGGGATCATATTGATGGCGAAACCCGTCGTTTGTTTGTGGAATTTTTAGAGCGCTCTTGTACCGCAGAATTTTCTGGATTTTTACTATACAAAGAGTTGGGCAGACGTTTAAAAAATACCAATCCCCTTTTAGCCGAAGGTTTTAATCTCATGTCTCGTGATGAAGCCCGTCACGCTGGTTTCCTCAATAAGGCCTTAACCGACTTTAATTTATCCCTTGATCTAGGATTTTTAACCAAGAGTCGTAAATATACTTTCTTTAAACCTAAGTTTATTTTCTACGCCACCTATCTATCCGAAAAAATTGGTTATTGGCGTTATATCACCATCTATCGTCACCTAGAACAAAATCCTGAAAGTCGTATCTATCCCATCTTCAAATTCTTTGAAAATTGGTGTCAGGATGAAAACCGCCATGGAGATTTCTTTGATGCTGTCTTAAAAGCAAAACCTGAATTTCTCAACGACTGGAGAGCAAAACTATGGTGTCGCTTCTTCTTATTATCCGTATTCGCCACCATGTATCTCAATGATTTACACCGCTCTGGTTTCTATGCTTCTATTGGTTTAGATGCAAGGGATTACGATAAAAAGGTCATTGAAAAAACCAATGAAACCGCAGGTAGAGTATTCCCCATCATCCTCGATATTGAAAACCCCAATTTCTACGGCAAACTAGAAAAATGCTTTAGTAATTGTGAGCAGTTGAGAGCTATCGATGCTTCTACAAGTCCTGCACCTATCAAGTTTTTACGTAAGTTACCTCTATTTGTATCTAATGCGGCTCAGTTTATCGGTTTATACTTCATTAAGCCTCTTCAAACTGATACTTTACAAGGTTGTGTTCGTTAG
- a CDS encoding hypothetical protein (PFAM: Dynamin family~KEGG: cyt:cce_3124 hypothetical protein~SPTR: Putative uncharacterized protein) — MKIHQEDLLFLVMPSIHPQCQDLASQVNQIIELLQKNPELRVHHDTSPLETSLQKAIAPKFEIVFAGAFSAGKSMLINALLERELLYSAEGHATGTECYIEYAPPQEERVVLTFLSEAEIRSQASILAQILNIDLKDVNINQTPIMEELKGICDDLIRQEGGHNKSELGKQANALKLLLSGFEANREKIHTTQNATYSMEQFNFTNLSEAASYARRGKNSAVLKRLDYYCYHPLLEDGNVLVDLPGIDAPIKKDAELAYSKIEDPNTSAVVCVLKPASAGDLTQAETDLLERLKTNPAIRDRVFYVFNRIDQTWYNGQLRQRLDNLINTEFNHTNRIYKTSGLLGFYGSQIKHTSFDNRFGLDTIFAETIKGVEGEEETPQFISEFNNYCANSGKLTRTDFRVSVHGYESPNRNYERILTEWGTPLIEQLITDSGINIFKEEISRYLKDEKQPELYKNLANDLQSICMPLRESYQDLQRDLDSEPQEIEAMKKQKLADLNNQLQEIGHGYYQYINDQVNLIITNENKAFNQDFQRLQNRFVNYLDELLNNFSVADTYSLAVKSHPRNQTAPLIAVLVEALYHIANALEDLLKDGLKDLVGNFIQNLTYDVRQQDCYRNLYRLLGDDGGIEKELQDLQTKLLYALQSEASTECDRYVRESPQFYSEGTFSIYQFRETLKQTSQAYDSSAMVESEPAIRQLLRLDFEPKIDRTIRQVFRQTINQTIKTNLIPMAKKMADSILQKYDVARENLKQTLEQEAKEKIAYNQQLTQELNSDAITYNQAITNINSCLEAMDINDHDLPLIHIEH, encoded by the coding sequence ATGAAGATACATCAAGAGGATTTGTTATTCCTAGTTATGCCTAGTATTCATCCACAATGTCAGGATTTGGCCTCCCAAGTAAATCAAATCATTGAACTGCTACAAAAAAATCCTGAACTCAGGGTACATCATGATACATCACCCCTCGAAACTTCGCTACAAAAGGCGATCGCCCCTAAATTTGAAATAGTATTTGCAGGGGCATTTAGTGCAGGAAAATCCATGTTAATCAACGCTCTGCTCGAAAGAGAATTATTATATAGTGCCGAAGGACACGCCACAGGCACAGAATGTTATATCGAATATGCCCCTCCCCAAGAAGAAAGAGTCGTTTTAACCTTTCTCAGTGAGGCAGAAATCAGAAGTCAGGCTTCTATTCTGGCTCAAATTCTCAATATTGACCTAAAAGATGTAAACATCAATCAAACCCCCATTATGGAAGAATTAAAGGGTATCTGTGATGATCTTATCCGTCAGGAGGGGGGACATAATAAATCTGAGTTAGGGAAACAAGCCAATGCTCTGAAACTTCTACTCTCAGGATTTGAAGCCAACCGAGAAAAAATCCATACCACCCAAAACGCTACCTATTCCATGGAGCAATTTAATTTTACTAATCTTAGTGAGGCGGCTAGTTATGCTCGACGGGGAAAAAATTCGGCGGTGTTAAAACGTCTTGATTATTATTGTTATCATCCCCTCCTCGAGGATGGTAATGTTTTGGTGGACTTACCGGGGATTGATGCACCGATTAAAAAGGATGCTGAGTTAGCCTATAGTAAAATTGAAGATCCTAACACTTCTGCCGTGGTGTGCGTCCTCAAACCTGCATCTGCAGGGGATTTGACCCAGGCAGAAACGGATTTATTAGAAAGGTTAAAAACAAATCCTGCCATCAGAGATCGAGTGTTTTATGTGTTCAATCGCATTGATCAAACTTGGTACAATGGACAATTAAGACAGCGTTTAGATAATTTAATAAATACCGAATTTAACCATACAAATCGTATTTATAAAACCAGTGGTTTATTAGGTTTTTATGGTAGTCAAATTAAGCATACTTCTTTTGATAATCGTTTTGGTTTAGACACTATTTTTGCTGAAACCATTAAGGGAGTAGAAGGGGAGGAAGAAACCCCTCAATTTATTAGTGAGTTTAATAATTACTGTGCTAATTCTGGTAAGTTAACCCGTACTGATTTCAGGGTTTCTGTCCACGGTTATGAAAGCCCTAATCGTAACTATGAAAGAATTTTAACTGAATGGGGAACCCCTTTGATTGAGCAGTTAATTACTGATAGTGGTATTAATATTTTTAAGGAAGAAATTAGTCGTTATTTAAAGGATGAAAAACAGCCAGAATTATATAAAAATTTGGCTAATGATTTACAATCTATTTGTATGCCTTTAAGGGAATCTTATCAAGATTTACAACGAGATTTAGATAGTGAACCTCAAGAAATTGAAGCCATGAAAAAGCAAAAGTTAGCTGATTTAAATAATCAGTTACAGGAAATTGGTCATGGTTATTATCAATATATAAATGATCAGGTAAATTTAATTATTACTAATGAAAATAAGGCTTTTAATCAAGATTTTCAACGGTTACAAAATCGTTTTGTCAACTACCTAGATGAGTTATTAAATAATTTCTCCGTGGCGGATACTTACAGTTTGGCGGTGAAGTCTCATCCTCGCAATCAAACAGCACCCTTAATTGCTGTATTGGTGGAGGCTCTTTATCATATTGCCAACGCTTTAGAAGATTTGTTGAAGGACGGTTTAAAGGATTTGGTGGGCAATTTTATCCAAAATTTGACCTATGATGTGCGCCAACAGGATTGTTATCGTAATCTCTATCGTTTGTTAGGTGATGATGGCGGTATTGAAAAAGAGTTACAAGATTTACAGACAAAATTACTCTATGCTTTACAATCTGAAGCTAGTACAGAGTGCGATCGCTACGTACGGGAAAGCCCTCAATTCTACAGCGAAGGTACCTTTTCCATCTATCAATTTCGGGAAACCCTTAAACAAACATCTCAAGCCTATGATTCCTCTGCCATGGTAGAATCTGAACCTGCCATCCGTCAACTATTACGCCTAGATTTTGAGCCAAAAATTGATCGCACCATACGCCAAGTTTTTCGTCAAACCATTAACCAAACCATTAAAACTAATTTGATACCCATGGCGAAGAAAATGGCGGATAGTATATTACAAAAATATGATGTGGCAAGGGAAAATCTCAAGCAAACCCTAGAACAAGAGGCAAAGGAAAAAATTGCCTACAATCAACAGCTAACTCAGGAATTAAATTCCGATGCCATAACCTACAACCAAGCTATTACTAATATCAATAGTTGTTTGGAAGCCATGGATATTAATGATCATGACCTACCCTTAATTCATATTGAGCATTAA
- a CDS encoding glutamate-1-semialdehyde 2,1-aminomutase (PFAM: Aminotransferase class-III~TIGRFAM: glutamate-1-semialdehyde-2,1-aminomutase~COGs: COG0001 Glutamate-1-semialdehyde aminotransferase~InterPro IPR005814:IPR004639~KEGG: cyc:PCC7424_2971 glutamate-1-semialdehyde-2,1-aminomutase~PFAM: aminotransferase class-III~SPTR: Glutamate-1-semialdehyde 2,1-aminomutase;~TIGRFAM: glutamate-1-semialdehyde-2,1-aminomutase~manually curated), with protein sequence MVSTTSFTTTKSEEIFAQAQKLMPGGVNSPVRAFKSVGGQPIVFDRVNGAYIWDVDNNKYIDYVGSWGPAICGHAHPEVLSALKEVLEKGTSFGAPCLLENVLAEMVIEAVPSIEMVRFVNSGTEACLSVLRLMRAYTKRNKIIKFEGCYHGHGDMFLVQAGSGVATLGLPDSPGVPKNVTSDTLTAPYNDLEAVKKLFEENKGEIAGVILEAVVGNAGFVPPDAGFLEGLRVITEENDALLVFDEVMTGFRIAYGGVQEKFGVTPDLTTLGKVIGGGLPVGAYGGKKEIMSMVAPAGPMYQAGTLSGNPLAMMAGIKTLELLQKPGTYEYLEKITNQLITGLLDVARKAGHQVNGGNISGMFGMFFSDTPVHNYSDAKKADTAKFGRFHRGMLEKGVYLAPSQFEAGFTSLAHTEEDIEATIRAAAEVLKEI encoded by the coding sequence TTGGTTAGCACAACATCATTTACAACCACAAAATCAGAGGAAATTTTCGCCCAGGCTCAAAAACTGATGCCGGGGGGAGTTAACTCCCCTGTCAGAGCATTTAAATCCGTGGGTGGACAACCTATTGTATTCGATAGAGTAAATGGAGCATATATTTGGGACGTAGATAATAATAAATATATTGACTATGTAGGCAGTTGGGGCCCTGCCATTTGCGGTCACGCTCACCCCGAAGTATTAAGCGCCCTCAAAGAAGTATTAGAAAAAGGTACAAGTTTTGGTGCCCCTTGTCTTTTGGAAAATGTCCTCGCTGAAATGGTCATTGAAGCGGTACCTAGCATCGAAATGGTTAGATTTGTTAATTCTGGTACAGAGGCGTGTTTATCAGTATTGCGTCTCATGCGCGCCTACACCAAGAGAAACAAAATTATTAAATTCGAGGGCTGTTACCATGGACATGGAGATATGTTCTTAGTTCAGGCGGGTTCTGGGGTTGCTACCCTTGGTTTACCCGACTCTCCCGGAGTACCCAAAAACGTCACCTCCGACACCCTCACCGCCCCTTATAACGATTTAGAAGCGGTTAAAAAATTATTTGAGGAAAACAAAGGAGAAATTGCTGGGGTAATCCTTGAGGCAGTGGTAGGTAATGCTGGATTTGTACCTCCTGATGCGGGATTTTTGGAAGGATTAAGAGTTATCACCGAAGAAAATGACGCTCTCTTGGTATTCGATGAAGTAATGACAGGTTTCCGTATTGCCTATGGTGGAGTACAGGAAAAATTTGGCGTTACCCCTGATTTAACCACCCTTGGTAAGGTCATCGGTGGAGGTTTACCCGTGGGTGCCTATGGCGGTAAAAAGGAAATTATGTCCATGGTAGCTCCCGCAGGGCCTATGTATCAAGCGGGTACTCTTTCTGGTAATCCTTTGGCAATGATGGCAGGGATTAAAACCCTCGAATTGTTACAAAAACCGGGGACCTATGAGTATTTAGAAAAAATCACTAATCAGTTAATTACTGGTTTATTGGATGTGGCTCGTAAAGCAGGACATCAGGTAAATGGTGGTAACATCAGCGGTATGTTTGGCATGTTTTTCTCTGATACTCCTGTTCATAACTATAGTGATGCGAAAAAAGCAGATACTGCTAAATTTGGGCGTTTTCACAGAGGAATGCTCGAAAAAGGCGTTTATCTCGCTCCTTCTCAATTTGAGGCAGGTTTTACTTCCCTCGCTCACACAGAGGAAGATATTGAGGCGACCATCAGAGCAGCTGCAGAGGTGTTAAAAGAGATTTAA
- a CDS encoding ABC transporter related protein (PFAM: ABC transporter transmembrane region; ABC transporter~COGs: COG1132 ABC-type multidrug transport system ATPase and permease components~InterProIPR003593:IPR003439:IPR017940:IPR017871:IPR 001140~KEGG: mar:MAE_59090 ABC-transporter ATP-binding protein~PFAM: ABC transporter related; ABC transporter transmembrane region~SMART: AAA ATPase~SPTR: ABC transporter ATP-binding protein), which translates to MNQNQLLLHYALRFRWWILLSLIFGFSGALFNSIGITLIIPIVLAILDPTLLDISNFPPILSKPFSFFDSFEGNMRITLMLSTIVFIIVLKNVNNIISTLSGSWLSKRLANSIRDDLFKIVMSVDLDFFQKTKVGTLMSYLETECSRTASSIKTAIGMISTSFNLLTFTAILFTLSWQLTLITGALLFLLSRSNQIFVSRSKELGREQRRISRTYTQKLVETLSGIRLVKSVSREDHEYDNLIDLIHAREEAALRVQYNSVFIQPLNEVGGICIILGIVIIGRLIFQEDADTLVPLLLTYLVLLFRAVPLVAQIDNKRSAFANQSSSVEVVHAFLNKSDKPFLPQGDIEFSYLKNGFEIKNLNFHYPGHDNLVLKDINLLIPQGKVTALVGSSGSGKSTLGDLFVRFYDPSDGCILIDGIDYREYNLKSVRDKMAIVSQDTFLFNNTVRYNVCYGMENISEEDLINALKQANAYEFVMELPQQLDTEIGDRGVLLSGGQKQRIAIARALLRDPQILLLDEATSALDTVSEKIVQDALNRLSKNRTTLVIAHRLSTIHEADQIVALEKGTIKEIGTHQELLAKKGYYAKLHSLQFTGIFEKLNEKLKDRNKIRTQK; encoded by the coding sequence ATGAATCAAAATCAATTATTATTACACTATGCCCTTCGTTTTCGTTGGTGGATTTTACTAAGTCTTATTTTTGGTTTTTCTGGGGCTTTATTTAATAGTATTGGAATTACTCTCATTATTCCCATCGTCCTAGCTATTCTTGATCCTACTTTGTTAGATATTAGCAATTTCCCTCCTATTTTGAGTAAGCCTTTTTCTTTTTTTGATAGTTTTGAAGGGAATATGAGAATCACTTTAATGTTATCAACTATTGTATTTATAATTGTTTTAAAAAACGTTAATAATATTATTAGTACATTATCTGGATCATGGTTGAGTAAAAGATTAGCAAATAGTATTAGAGATGACTTATTTAAAATTGTCATGTCTGTGGATTTAGACTTTTTCCAAAAAACAAAAGTTGGTACTTTGATGAGTTATTTAGAAACTGAATGTAGCAGAACAGCATCTTCTATTAAAACTGCCATTGGCATGATTAGTACTTCTTTCAATTTGCTTACTTTTACAGCAATCCTTTTTACTTTGTCTTGGCAGTTAACACTAATAACAGGGGCTTTATTATTTCTTTTGAGTCGTAGTAATCAAATTTTTGTGAGTAGGTCAAAAGAATTAGGTCGTGAACAAAGAAGAATTTCGAGGACTTATACTCAAAAATTGGTGGAAACCTTGAGTGGTATTAGATTAGTAAAATCAGTCAGCAGAGAAGATCATGAATATGATAATTTAATTGATTTAATTCATGCACGGGAAGAAGCTGCTTTAAGGGTTCAGTATAATAGTGTTTTTATTCAACCTCTTAATGAAGTAGGCGGAATATGTATTATTTTGGGGATTGTGATCATTGGTAGGTTAATTTTCCAAGAAGATGCGGATACTCTAGTTCCACTATTATTAACTTATCTAGTTTTGTTATTTAGGGCTGTACCTTTGGTTGCGCAGATTGATAATAAAAGAAGTGCTTTTGCTAATCAGTCTAGTAGTGTGGAAGTTGTTCATGCTTTTTTGAATAAATCAGACAAGCCATTTTTGCCCCAAGGAGATATAGAGTTTTCTTATTTGAAAAATGGTTTTGAAATTAAAAATCTGAATTTTCATTACCCAGGGCATGATAATTTAGTTTTGAAGGATATTAATTTATTGATTCCTCAAGGTAAAGTTACTGCTTTAGTTGGTTCTTCAGGTTCTGGAAAATCTACTTTGGGTGATCTGTTTGTTCGTTTTTATGATCCTAGTGATGGTTGTATTTTGATTGATGGAATTGATTATCGGGAGTACAACCTTAAGAGTGTGCGGGATAAAATGGCTATTGTGAGTCAGGATACTTTCTTGTTCAATAACACCGTACGTTATAACGTTTGTTATGGTATGGAAAATATAAGTGAGGAGGATTTAATTAATGCCTTAAAGCAGGCCAATGCCTATGAGTTTGTGATGGAATTACCTCAGCAATTGGACACAGAAATAGGCGATCGCGGCGTACTCCTTTCAGGGGGACAAAAACAAAGAATTGCGATCGCCCGTGCCTTATTAAGAGATCCACAAATCCTACTCCTAGACGAAGCCACCAGTGCCTTAGATACGGTATCAGAAAAAATAGTCCAAGACGCTCTCAATCGACTATCTAAAAATCGAACCACCCTAGTCATTGCCCATCGACTCTCCACCATTCACGAAGCGGATCAAATTGTGGCGCTCGAAAAAGGCACCATCAAAGAAATTGGCACCCACCAAGAATTACTCGCCAAAAAAGGCTACTACGCCAAACTCCACTCATTACAATTTACTGGAATCTTCGAGAAACTCAATGAAAAACTCAAAGACAGAAACAAAATCCGTACCCAAAAGTAA
- a CDS encoding glycosyl transferase group 1 (PFAM: Glycosyl transferases group 1~COGs: COG0438 Glycosyltransferase~InterPro IPR001296~KEGG: mar:MAE_59100 glycosyl transferase group 1~PFAM: glycosyl transferase group 1~SPTR: Glycosyl transferase group 1), translating to MKNKKISVIAPDLSGGGMTRVYIIATTLQNLGYEVKVFGLLFGENIYPQPPIGLPVVYTHGTKFPQIWKPISDLAKEIDGDLIYAIKPKPTSLGIAYIISLLKRKPLMLDIDDWEMSWFGGEHWQYKPTIKQLMGDLLKKNGALRDLGHPLYIKWSEKLVDKANAITVNTRFLQSYFGGTYLPSGKNTEMFNPDKFNPQLSREKYGLLDYRILMFPGTPRPHKGLEDVLMAIKLLNQTDIKLVIVGGRNIGDGYMENLKNEWSEFIIYLPPCPFDSMPEIISAAHIVVVPQRKTTTAIAQFPIKLTDAMAMAKPIIATKVGDIPEILNDQGYLVEPESPIEIKQVIGEIFENYDVALKKGKKIREHCINHYSIDSMGSTLEKIIDSVH from the coding sequence ATGAAAAATAAAAAAATTTCAGTAATAGCCCCTGATTTATCAGGTGGGGGAATGACTCGGGTTTATATCATTGCTACAACCTTACAAAACTTGGGTTATGAGGTTAAAGTATTTGGTCTACTTTTTGGGGAAAACATTTATCCTCAGCCACCGATTGGTTTACCAGTAGTCTATACTCATGGCACTAAATTTCCTCAAATATGGAAACCCATATCAGATTTAGCGAAAGAAATTGATGGAGATTTGATATATGCAATAAAACCAAAGCCAACAAGTCTTGGCATTGCTTACATTATAAGTTTGTTGAAGAGAAAACCTTTGATGTTAGATATTGATGATTGGGAAATGAGTTGGTTTGGGGGAGAGCATTGGCAATATAAACCAACTATCAAACAATTAATGGGCGACTTATTAAAAAAAAATGGAGCATTGAGAGATTTAGGGCATCCTTTATATATCAAATGGTCTGAAAAATTAGTTGACAAAGCTAATGCAATTACGGTTAATACTCGTTTTTTACAATCCTATTTCGGTGGTACCTATCTTCCCAGCGGGAAAAATACAGAGATGTTTAATCCTGATAAATTTAATCCGCAACTTAGTAGAGAAAAATATGGATTGTTGGATTACAGAATTTTAATGTTTCCAGGTACACCTAGACCTCATAAGGGCTTGGAAGATGTATTGATGGCGATCAAATTATTAAATCAAACTGATATAAAACTGGTTATTGTTGGAGGTAGAAATATTGGAGATGGATATATGGAAAATTTGAAAAACGAATGGAGTGAATTTATTATTTATCTTCCTCCTTGTCCTTTTGATTCCATGCCAGAGATAATAAGTGCAGCTCATATTGTTGTTGTACCTCAAAGGAAAACAACAACAGCTATAGCACAATTTCCCATCAAATTAACTGATGCTATGGCCATGGCTAAACCCATTATTGCTACTAAAGTGGGTGACATACCTGAGATTTTAAACGATCAAGGTTACTTAGTCGAACCTGAGTCCCCTATAGAAATCAAACAAGTTATTGGGGAAATTTTTGAAAATTATGATGTAGCTTTAAAAAAAGGGAAAAAAATCAGAGAGCATTGTATTAATCACTATAGCATAGACAGTATGGGTTCAACTCTAGAAAAAATAATAGATTCAGTTCATTAA
- a CDS encoding hydroxyacylglutathione hydrolase (PFAM: Metallo-beta-lactamase superfamily~TIGRFAM: hydroxyacylglutathione hydrolase~COGs: COG0491 Zn-dependent hydrolase including glyoxylase~InterPro IPR017782~KEGG: cyt:cce_1190 glyoxalase II~SPTR: Hydroxyacylglutathione hydrolase;~TIGRFAM: hydroxyacylglutathione hydrolase), with protein MDIIRIPVLSDNYIFVLHDRTLNQAAVVDPAEAKPVLECLKNLGAQLVAIFNTHHHLDHVGGNKELLTAFPDAVVYGGEEDRGRIPRQQFFLKEGDTVEFAGRTGEVFFVPGHTKAHIAYYFAPNDQNDQNEVGELFCGDTLFAGGCGRLFEGTPAQMVDSLGKLRSLPDHTRVWCAHEYTLSNLKFAITVDGNNLDLINRYQEVTMARENDQPTIPSSIGLEKKTNPFMRWDNNQIKSAMGFEEPSRVFGRLRGMKDNF; from the coding sequence ATGGATATTATCAGGATTCCCGTATTATCGGATAATTATATCTTTGTTTTACACGATCGCACTTTAAACCAAGCAGCAGTAGTCGATCCAGCAGAAGCAAAGCCTGTTTTGGAATGCTTGAAGAATTTGGGAGCACAATTAGTCGCCATTTTTAATACTCACCATCATTTAGACCATGTGGGGGGTAACAAGGAATTGTTAACGGCCTTCCCTGATGCGGTGGTTTATGGTGGAGAGGAAGATCGAGGCAGAATTCCAAGACAACAGTTTTTTTTGAAAGAAGGAGACACTGTGGAGTTTGCTGGTAGAACAGGGGAGGTATTTTTTGTCCCAGGTCATACAAAAGCTCATATTGCCTACTATTTTGCCCCTAACGATCAAAATGATCAAAATGAGGTAGGAGAGCTATTTTGTGGGGATACGCTTTTTGCAGGGGGCTGTGGACGATTGTTTGAGGGAACTCCTGCCCAGATGGTAGACTCCTTGGGGAAATTACGTTCTCTTCCCGACCATACGAGGGTATGGTGTGCCCATGAATATACCTTGAGTAATTTAAAGTTTGCTATTACAGTAGATGGTAACAATTTAGACCTTATCAATCGTTATCAAGAGGTTACAATGGCACGGGAAAATGATCAGCCTACCATTCCTTCCTCTATTGGGTTAGAAAAAAAGACTAATCCTTTTATGCGTTGGGATAATAATCAAATCAAATCTGCCATGGGTTTTGAGGAGCCTAGTCGGGTGTTTGGTCGTTTAAGGGGTATGAAAGATAATTTTTAG